From one Thamnophis elegans isolate rThaEle1 chromosome 7, rThaEle1.pri, whole genome shotgun sequence genomic stretch:
- the KERA gene encoding keratocan: MNIIFCSSLLVSFLANIVWTRTIRTLEDESDPYNWLFYTFECPQECVCPPNFPNALYCDSKAIKEIPAIPPGIWYLYLQNNLIETITEKSFANATQLKWINLNNNKITTNGIEKGAFNNLKSLLYLYLEDNYLEEVPDPLPRSLEQLRLARNKIGIIPQGVFNNLENLTMLDLHQNKLLDNTLSSNTFQGLSSLMQLNVAQNSLTKMPPILPANVNQLFLDSNSIKTIPDNYFDAMLRLVSLRLNHNKLTDGGIPSKVFNISSLLDLQLSYNELTIIPAISIHLEHLHLDNNRINSLNGTQICPIPIPGDYVYERNLPQLRYLRLDGNGIKPPIPLDLMLCFRLLRALVI; encoded by the exons ATGAATATAATATTTTGTTCCAGCCTTTTGGTATCCTTCTTAGCCAATATCGTGTGGACTCGCACTATCAGAACACTGGAGGATGAATCTGATCCATACAACTGGTTGTTTTATACCTTTGAGTGTCCACAAGAATGTGTCTGTCCTCCAAACTTCCCAAATGCTTTATACTGTGATAGCAAGGCAATTAAAGAAATACCTGCCATCCCACCAGGTATCTGGTACCTCTATCTCCAAAACAATCTCATTGAAACAATTACAGAGAAGTCTTTTGCGAATGCCACCCAACTAAAATGGATAAATCTGAACAATAACAAAATCACTACCAATGGAATTGAAAAAGGTGCatttaacaatttaaaaagtttacTCTACTTGTACCTGGAAGACAACTATTTAGAAGAAGTGCCAGATCCCCTGCCAAGAAGTCTTGAACAATTGCGTTTAGCAAGAAACAAAATCGGGATAATCCCTCAAGGTGTCTTCAATAATTTGGAAAACCTAACTATGTTAGACTTACATCAAAACAAACTGTTGGACAACACTCTGTCAAGCAACACCTTCCAAGGACTGAGCAGTCTCATGCAACTTAATGTTGCTCAAAATTCCCTTACAAAAATGCCACCAATTCTTCCTGCTAATGTGAACCAGCTTTTTCTGGACAGTAATTCTATTAAAACAATACCAGACAATTATTTTGATGCAATGCTCAGATTAGTTTCCCTACGGCTGAACCACAATAAATTAACTGATGGAGGCATACCAAGCAAAGTCTTTAATATTTCATCCCTTCTTGATCTTCAGCTATCGTACAATGAACTCACCATAATCCCAGCTATCAGTATCCATCTTGAGCATCTTCATCTTGATAACAACAGAATCAATA GTCTTAATGGAACTCAAATATGTCCAATTCCTATCCCGGGAGATTATGTTTATGAGAGAAATTTACCACAGCTTCGTTATCTCCGCTTGGATGGCAATGGAATCAAACCCCCAATTCCATTGGACCTCATGTTGTGCTTCCGTCTCCTTCGGGCTCTTGTTATTTAA